In one Novosphingopyxis iocasae genomic region, the following are encoded:
- a CDS encoding glycosyltransferase family 2 protein, producing MNQGELQHEDAIELAVVLPTFNEASNIDRVIATLDRVLQGIVWEAVFVDDNSPDHTAQMLRDRSREDRRIRVIERLGRRGLSSACIEGMMATGAPLVAVMDADLQHDANLLLQMVEKLHAEPELDLVVGSRFVEGGGTGDWDEARLRKSQFATRLGTKLLNLTLSDPMSGFFMIRSDRFRRVAPKLSGIGFKILLDIVTVAREPMNIAELPYTFNVREEGESKLDRVVAFEYLLALYDRLFGRILPVRFALFATIGVLGIAVHFAILTSLFEGLGSGFIVAQSAATIGAMTFNFFLNNALTYRDKRLAGFLPMLRGWISFCLFCSVGAIANVGIAAFLYDESMAGLTLSALAGILVGAVWNFALSSRFVWGRY from the coding sequence ATGAATCAGGGGGAACTCCAGCACGAAGACGCGATCGAACTCGCCGTCGTTCTGCCGACCTTCAATGAAGCGTCGAACATCGACCGCGTCATCGCTACGCTGGACCGCGTGCTGCAGGGCATCGTCTGGGAGGCGGTGTTCGTGGACGATAACAGCCCCGATCACACCGCGCAGATGCTGCGCGATCGATCGCGCGAGGACCGGCGCATCCGCGTGATCGAACGGCTCGGGCGGCGCGGCCTCAGCTCTGCTTGTATCGAGGGGATGATGGCCACCGGCGCACCGCTGGTCGCGGTGATGGATGCCGATCTGCAGCATGACGCAAACCTGCTGCTACAGATGGTCGAGAAGCTTCATGCGGAGCCCGAGCTGGACCTCGTCGTCGGTTCCCGCTTCGTCGAAGGCGGGGGCACCGGCGATTGGGACGAGGCGCGCCTGCGCAAATCGCAATTCGCCACGCGCCTGGGCACGAAGCTGCTCAACCTAACGCTGAGCGACCCGATGAGCGGCTTCTTCATGATCCGTTCCGACCGGTTCCGCCGCGTCGCGCCGAAGCTTTCGGGCATCGGCTTCAAGATCCTGCTCGACATCGTCACCGTGGCGCGCGAGCCGATGAATATTGCCGAGCTGCCTTACACCTTCAACGTGCGCGAAGAGGGCGAGAGCAAGCTCGACCGGGTGGTGGCGTTCGAATATCTGCTGGCATTGTATGACCGGCTGTTCGGCCGCATCCTGCCGGTCCGCTTTGCCCTGTTCGCCACCATTGGCGTGCTCGGCATCGCGGTGCATTTCGCGATCCTCACCAGCCTGTTCGAAGGACTGGGAAGCGGCTTCATCGTCGCGCAATCGGCCGCGACCATCGGCGCGATGACGTTCAACTTCTTCCTGAACAACGCGCTGACCTACCGCGACAAGCGGCTCGCCGGCTTCCTGCCGATGCTGCGCGGATGGATCAGCTTCTGCCTGTTCTGCAGCGTCGGCGCGATCGCCAATGTCGGCATTGCCGCCTTCCTGTACGACGAATCCATGGCCGGGCTGACGCTGTCTGCGCTCGCGGGCATTCTGGTCGGCGCGGTATGGAATTTCGCCCTGTCGAGCCGCTTCGTCTGGGGCCGCTACTGA
- the recO gene encoding DNA repair protein RecO translates to MPQLSTEAIVCSVRHHGEHGAIARLFTPDDGLVAGYVRGGRSRRMRPILIPANLVQAEFRARTADQLASLSVELIASRAPWLAEPLPAAALDWATTLTAATLPEENAYPRLYLALSGLLEAICHAPSARGWAAAMVRYELLLLAELGFGLDLASCAATGETEDLIYVSPRSARAVSRAAGDGYKAQLLPLPRFLLVDDRPGWEDIVGGFALTGHFLERQLFTERRADVMGGRRQMIARLQRMLD, encoded by the coding sequence ATGCCCCAGCTCTCCACCGAAGCGATCGTCTGTTCCGTGCGCCATCATGGCGAGCATGGCGCGATTGCGCGGCTCTTCACGCCGGATGACGGACTGGTGGCGGGCTATGTCCGCGGCGGGCGATCGCGGCGAATGCGGCCGATCCTGATCCCGGCGAATCTCGTGCAGGCGGAGTTTCGCGCCCGCACCGCCGATCAGCTTGCCTCGCTCTCTGTCGAGCTAATCGCCAGCCGCGCGCCTTGGCTGGCCGAACCGCTGCCCGCCGCGGCGCTGGACTGGGCGACCACGCTGACGGCGGCGACGCTGCCGGAGGAGAACGCCTATCCGCGGCTTTATCTCGCGCTTTCGGGGTTGCTGGAGGCGATCTGCCATGCGCCTTCGGCTCGCGGATGGGCGGCAGCGATGGTGCGTTATGAGCTTTTACTGCTCGCGGAACTCGGCTTCGGGCTGGACTTGGCGAGTTGCGCGGCAACTGGCGAGACCGAAGACCTCATCTATGTCAGCCCGCGCAGCGCCCGCGCTGTCTCCCGCGCGGCAGGCGATGGGTATAAGGCGCAGCTTCTGCCTCTCCCGCGCTTTCTGCTGGTGGACGACCGCCCCGGCTGGGAGGACATAGTGGGCGGCTTCGCGCTCACCGGTCATTTTCTGGAACGGCAGCTGTTCACGGAAAGGCGCGCCGACGTGATGGGCGGACGCCGGCAAATGATTGCGCGGCTCCAGCGGATGCTTGATTGA
- the uvrC gene encoding excinuclease ABC subunit UvrC: MPPSDSKAGRPDQPNAPSRFNEEKSAYTVRGSDQPDLEAGVDAIRTVWKTLPTRPGVYRMHDSGGEVLYVGKARSLKSRVVNYTQWAQLPARLQRMVSQTRSMTIVTTQSEAEALLLEAQLIKRYRPPYNVLLRDDKSFPYILLRQDHAFPRIQKHRGARKAKGQYYGPFASAGSVGRTLNALQKMFLLRSCTDSFFNNRSRPCLLYQIHRCSAPCVGRISEENYAELVGDAESFLAGKSTGVQKKLGEQMEKAAENLDFEMAALYRDRLKALTFIQGSQAISAQGLSDADIFALASKGGQVCIQAFFIRAGQNWGHRSFFPRHVKDVPEEEVLASFLAQFYEEVPPSRQLLLDRELAESELFCEALSERAGFKISIAVPQRGDRRRLVEQAERNAVEALDRKLAEGASQTRLLAEVAELFDLEGPPERIEVYDNSHIQGTNALGAMVVAGPEGFRKNAYRKFNIKRKETAPGDDFAMMREVLERRFARSQKEDPDREGGGKFAEWPDLVLIDGGKGQVSAAMEALEELGIEDVPLVGVAKGPHHGREGREIFHMPDGRELTLPPNAPAMFYLQRLRDEAHRFAIGAHRQKRSKAMGTSPLDEVPGIGPARKRALLMHFGTARAVKSASLADLKRAPGINDSVAQTVYDFFHAR; the protein is encoded by the coding sequence ATGCCGCCATCCGACAGCAAAGCCGGCCGCCCGGACCAACCCAATGCGCCGAGCCGGTTTAACGAGGAAAAGTCCGCTTATACCGTTCGCGGTTCCGACCAGCCCGACCTTGAGGCTGGAGTCGACGCGATTCGCACCGTCTGGAAAACGCTTCCCACGCGGCCCGGCGTGTACCGCATGCACGATAGCGGGGGGGAGGTGCTGTATGTCGGCAAGGCGCGCAGTCTGAAATCGCGCGTCGTGAACTACACGCAATGGGCGCAGCTTCCCGCGCGATTGCAGCGCATGGTGTCCCAGACGCGCAGCATGACGATCGTCACCACGCAGAGCGAGGCGGAGGCGCTCCTGCTCGAGGCGCAGCTGATCAAGCGCTATCGCCCGCCCTACAATGTCCTGCTGCGCGACGACAAAAGTTTCCCCTATATCCTGCTGCGGCAGGACCATGCGTTTCCGCGCATCCAGAAGCATCGGGGGGCGCGCAAAGCGAAGGGGCAATATTACGGCCCGTTCGCCAGCGCCGGCTCGGTCGGTCGTACGCTGAACGCGCTGCAGAAGATGTTCCTGCTCAGAAGCTGCACGGACAGTTTCTTCAACAACCGCTCGCGGCCTTGCCTGCTTTACCAAATCCATCGCTGTTCGGCGCCCTGCGTGGGGCGGATCAGCGAAGAGAATTATGCCGAGCTGGTCGGCGATGCCGAAAGCTTCCTCGCCGGTAAATCCACCGGCGTGCAGAAGAAGCTGGGCGAGCAAATGGAGAAAGCCGCAGAAAATCTCGATTTCGAGATGGCCGCGCTTTACCGGGACCGGCTGAAGGCGCTCACCTTCATTCAGGGCAGTCAGGCCATCAGCGCGCAGGGCCTGTCGGACGCGGACATTTTCGCGCTGGCGAGCAAGGGCGGCCAGGTCTGCATCCAGGCCTTCTTCATCCGCGCCGGGCAGAATTGGGGGCATCGCAGTTTCTTCCCGCGGCATGTGAAAGACGTGCCGGAAGAGGAGGTGCTGGCGAGCTTCCTGGCGCAATTTTACGAAGAGGTGCCGCCTTCGCGCCAGTTGCTGCTGGACCGTGAGCTGGCCGAGTCGGAGCTGTTTTGCGAGGCGCTGTCCGAGCGGGCGGGTTTCAAGATATCGATCGCGGTGCCGCAGCGCGGCGACCGGCGGCGGCTCGTCGAGCAGGCAGAACGCAACGCGGTGGAAGCCTTGGATCGCAAGCTCGCCGAGGGAGCCAGCCAGACGCGGCTGCTCGCCGAGGTGGCCGAGTTGTTCGATCTGGAAGGCCCGCCGGAGCGGATCGAAGTTTACGACAACAGCCATATTCAGGGCACCAATGCGCTGGGCGCCATGGTCGTCGCGGGTCCGGAGGGCTTCCGCAAGAACGCCTATCGCAAGTTCAACATCAAGCGGAAGGAGACCGCGCCGGGCGACGACTTCGCGATGATGCGCGAGGTTCTGGAACGCCGCTTCGCGCGCTCGCAGAAGGAAGATCCGGATCGTGAGGGCGGGGGCAAGTTCGCTGAATGGCCGGACCTCGTCCTGATTGATGGCGGCAAGGGGCAGGTTTCCGCCGCGATGGAAGCTTTGGAAGAGCTCGGGATCGAGGATGTGCCGCTGGTGGGTGTCGCCAAAGGCCCACATCACGGGCGCGAAGGGCGTGAGATCTTCCACATGCCCGACGGGCGGGAACTGACGCTGCCGCCCAACGCGCCGGCGATGTTCTATCTGCAACGCCTGCGCGACGAGGCGCACCGCTTCGCCATTGGCGCGCACCGGCAGAAGCGATCCAAGGCGATGGGCACCAGCCCGCTGGACGAGGTTCCGGGCATCGGCCCCGCCCGCAAGCGCGCGCTGCTGATGCATTTCGGCACCGCGCGCGCCGTGAAAAGCGCCAGCCTCGCGGACCTGAAACGTGCGCCCGGCATCAATGACAGTGTGGCGCAGACGGTCTACGATTTCTTCCATGCGCGGTGA
- a CDS encoding F0F1 ATP synthase subunit B: MAQTNPASQFDVSGNDGAVVTDGGSATHSGSPIASEGMPQTGIEAIEAGHTVVHEEPSALGMTATAWVSVAMLVLIALVLWKKVPAALGRSLDGRIDAIRRQLAEASELRAEAEKLRSQYEKQLADAQKEAADIRELAEHQAAAIVEKAEEDSAALVRRRKRLAEEQIAVEERAAIAELRETAAKAAVEAARRLIADKHDASADREMIDRSIRQIGGSVH, from the coding sequence ATGGCACAGACTAATCCCGCTTCGCAGTTCGACGTGTCCGGCAATGACGGCGCGGTCGTGACCGACGGTGGGTCTGCAACCCATTCGGGCAGCCCCATTGCCAGCGAAGGCATGCCGCAGACCGGTATCGAGGCGATCGAGGCCGGACATACGGTTGTTCATGAGGAGCCGTCTGCGCTCGGCATGACAGCCACCGCCTGGGTTTCGGTGGCGATGCTGGTGCTGATCGCGCTGGTACTCTGGAAGAAGGTGCCAGCAGCCCTCGGCAGGTCGCTGGATGGGCGGATCGATGCGATCCGTCGCCAGCTCGCGGAGGCGTCCGAACTGCGGGCCGAGGCAGAAAAGCTGCGCTCTCAGTATGAGAAGCAGCTCGCCGATGCGCAGAAGGAAGCCGCGGACATTCGCGAACTGGCCGAACATCAGGCCGCGGCGATCGTGGAGAAGGCGGAAGAAGACAGCGCTGCGCTGGTTCGCCGCCGCAAGCGCCTCGCCGAAGAGCAGATCGCGGTCGAGGAACGGGCTGCTATCGCTGAACTTCGCGAGACCGCGGCCAAGGCGGCCGTGGAAGCCGCTCGCCGCCTCATCGCGGACAAGCACGATGCGTCGGCCGATCGGGAAATGATCGACCGATCCATTCGCCAGATCGGCGGCAGCGTCCACTAA
- a CDS encoding ATP synthase F0 subunit B, which translates to MPQIAQIAATYASQLFWLLLVFGTIFVVIGLGMYPKIQGTVIARDRKIEDDLAEARRANEAADQLEEDYRKKMNEEHAAAHQAIEKARAEAARETERKLAAAGEENDVLLQSAKADLAERRKSARQEIEGVAVEAARELVAKLSGIQPEPGEAAREVREIMHGTD; encoded by the coding sequence ATGCCACAGATAGCCCAGATTGCCGCTACCTATGCATCGCAGCTGTTCTGGCTGCTGCTGGTGTTCGGCACGATTTTCGTTGTCATCGGACTTGGCATGTATCCGAAGATCCAGGGCACGGTGATCGCCCGCGATCGCAAGATCGAGGACGATCTGGCCGAGGCCCGCCGTGCCAATGAGGCGGCAGACCAGCTGGAAGAAGATTATCGCAAGAAGATGAACGAAGAGCATGCTGCGGCGCATCAGGCCATCGAAAAGGCCCGCGCCGAAGCCGCCCGCGAAACCGAGCGCAAGCTGGCAGCCGCGGGTGAGGAAAATGATGTTCTTCTTCAGTCCGCAAAGGCCGATCTTGCGGAGCGTCGCAAGAGCGCACGGCAGGAGATCGAGGGTGTCGCCGTCGAAGCGGCTCGCGAGCTCGTGGCCAAGCTTTCCGGCATCCAGCCGGAGCCGGGCGAGGCCGCCCGCGAAGTAAGGGAGATCATGCATGGCACAGACTAA
- a CDS encoding F0F1 ATP synthase subunit C — protein MDPEAAKLIGAGLAAIGAGLASLGVGNVFAKFLEGALRNPGAADQEQGRLFIGFAAAELLGLLSFVIAIILIFVA, from the coding sequence ATGGATCCAGAAGCAGCAAAATTGATCGGTGCCGGCCTTGCGGCGATCGGTGCGGGCCTCGCCTCGCTCGGTGTGGGCAATGTGTTCGCCAAGTTCCTTGAAGGCGCGCTGCGCAATCCGGGTGCGGCCGATCAGGAGCAGGGCCGTCTGTTCATCGGCTTCGCGGCTGCCGAACTTCTCGGCCTGCTGTCGTTCGTCATCGCGATCATCCTGATCTTCGTTGCCTGA
- a CDS encoding F0F1 ATP synthase subunit A, with product MHQFEVQTIFDGFSIGGHEIGFTNSALWMIVALVCLGLFMWGGMRRSLVPGRWQMAVESFTSFIDSMVMTNIGPEGRKYAPYIFSLFMFILVANLVGMAPVGVLGLHPFTVTSHLTVTGILAIISFSIVLIVGFAKHGFKFFGLFVPTGTPAWLLWLIPPIEFFSFMVRPFSLALRLFVAMTAGHILLKVLAGFIINSTNAGAGYGLLVGIPSFALMLGITALELLVAGVQAYVFALLTSLYINDAVHLHSHETIG from the coding sequence ATGCACCAGTTCGAGGTGCAGACCATTTTCGATGGTTTCAGCATCGGTGGTCATGAAATCGGGTTCACCAACAGCGCGCTGTGGATGATCGTGGCGCTCGTGTGCCTCGGCCTGTTCATGTGGGGCGGCATGCGCCGTTCGCTAGTGCCCGGTCGCTGGCAGATGGCGGTGGAGAGCTTCACCAGCTTCATCGACAGCATGGTGATGACCAATATCGGCCCCGAAGGCCGCAAATATGCACCCTATATCTTCTCGCTATTCATGTTCATTCTGGTGGCGAACCTGGTCGGCATGGCGCCGGTCGGCGTGCTCGGCCTCCATCCCTTTACCGTTACCAGCCATCTGACGGTCACCGGCATCCTTGCCATCATCAGCTTCTCGATCGTGCTGATCGTGGGCTTTGCCAAGCATGGCTTCAAGTTCTTCGGCCTGTTCGTGCCCACCGGCACGCCGGCCTGGCTGCTGTGGCTCATCCCGCCGATCGAATTCTTCTCTTTCATGGTGCGCCCGTTCAGCCTCGCGCTGCGTCTGTTCGTCGCCATGACCGCCGGTCACATCCTCTTGAAGGTTCTGGCAGGCTTCATCATCAACAGCACCAATGCCGGTGCCGGCTATGGTCTGCTGGTCGGTATTCCCAGCTTCGCTCTGATGCTCGGCATCACCGCGCTGGAACTGCTGGTGGCCGGCGTGCAGGCCTATGTCTTCGCGCTGTTGACCTCGCTTTACATCAACGATGCGGTGCACCTGCACTCGCATGAAACCATCGGCTAA
- a CDS encoding AtpZ/AtpI family protein: MDERRPARTRLEEDKRIDSLQQRIDAAEREELNRSGRKDTHADANYQLGSRVLSYLVGGIGGGGLIGWTLDRLIGTSPWLLLLCLFLGIGVAFRNVYRIATQKQR, encoded by the coding sequence ATGGATGAGAGACGACCCGCCCGAACCAGGCTCGAAGAGGATAAGCGGATCGATTCGCTTCAACAGCGGATCGATGCAGCCGAACGCGAAGAGCTGAACCGGTCGGGGCGGAAAGACACGCATGCTGATGCCAATTATCAGCTCGGCAGCCGTGTCCTTTCCTATCTGGTTGGCGGGATCGGTGGGGGCGGATTGATCGGGTGGACCTTGGACCGGCTGATCGGAACGTCACCTTGGTTGCTGCTTCTATGCCTTTTTCTGGGCATCGGGGTGGCGTTCAGGAATGTATATCGGATCGCGACGCAGAAGCAGCGTTGA
- a CDS encoding YdbL family protein — MFKRFATVAMTAAALVLVTPAAHAQRDPAYQQARTQGLIGEKPDGYLGFVSSPSPAIRALVDDINIKRKAAYTSSAASAGSTVEQFAFTTGCRLILQTSPGEKYQTPGGQWVTRDSGPPTRDPRCP; from the coding sequence ATGTTCAAGCGGTTTGCAACGGTGGCGATGACGGCGGCGGCGCTCGTCCTGGTGACGCCCGCCGCGCATGCGCAGCGCGATCCGGCCTATCAGCAGGCCCGCACCCAGGGGCTGATCGGGGAAAAGCCGGACGGTTATCTTGGTTTTGTATCCTCGCCGTCGCCGGCGATCCGCGCACTGGTGGATGACATCAATATCAAGCGCAAGGCGGCCTATACGAGCAGCGCGGCGAGCGCCGGATCAACTGTGGAGCAATTTGCCTTCACCACCGGTTGCCGCCTGATCCTGCAGACCTCGCCTGGCGAGAAATACCAAACGCCCGGCGGCCAGTGGGTCACGCGCGACAGCGGCCCGCCCACGCGCGATCCGCGCTGCCCCTGA
- a CDS encoding YnbE family lipoprotein: protein MMIPKVHDRFGAIAMLGGLFSLGACVSVEAPTKPIVIELNINIQQEVVYRLDSDAQQLIQKQAEIF from the coding sequence ATGATGATCCCAAAGGTTCACGATCGGTTCGGAGCCATTGCCATGTTAGGCGGTTTATTTTCGTTGGGCGCATGCGTCAGCGTGGAGGCGCCCACCAAGCCGATCGTGATCGAGCTGAATATCAACATTCAGCAGGAAGTAGTATATAGACTGGACAGCGATGCACAGCAGCTGATCCAGAAGCAGGCGGAGATTTTCTAA
- a CDS encoding intermembrane phospholipid transport protein YdbH family protein, producing the protein MPRRRRFRRRYIFYGALILFVGLLAYVWFQRTQIADGFVRDELAKRDVRASYRIAKIGLKTQRIEDVVIGDPTRPDLTANWVEIDVVPNGLGARVARIRADGVRVYGKLTPNGLSFGEIDKFRDPSSTAPFSLPEIFATLTDARVRLATPYGNAGIKLVGQGNLANGFEGQVAAVTDGLSLGGCRAAQSTFFGDIAIQSGRPHLEGPLRSGGHACDGFSVGGTEQRLDVTFSDTLKSWTGKSEFTANGASASGYRAASVQGSIDFYGNARRNQIALNIAANGLRGPDLAARSAAFEGDLRLAQTAQGMRAVLTGDPQIRALRLSGSYLDPVDKASRSLGSTPLKPVLEKLAAAGRQALRSVDLSAGLEAVLGGKGEQYLRLSGIRADAASGAGARLVNDLRIVKARDGWRPQLDGEIRLAGGGLPQAVLDLKPSGGGFAGQLRLADYGTADARLALPELAFRPVRGGTALVGRARMTGPLFGGYVTGLDLPLSGLWGRGGQLSLWNTCQAVGFEAFRLSSLELDKDRLRVCPASGTLLTVGRGGAKADARVISPDLSGQLGTTPITIASQAIGVTLAGFDADRLKVRLGTPESRTIFDADRFTGRFGEAGLSGTMAGGSGRIGNVPLLLSKAEGDWTLKDGVFDLAGGLKVADAATPDRFEPMDARDVSLRFAGNRITADGLLYEPKTGTRVAAVDLFHNFADASGRADLTVDNLTFGDALQPDALTRLTLGTVANVKGSISGTGQIRWSGDSVTSDGAFSTAGLDLAAPFGPVQKLSGTIRFNDLLGLETAPGQQLAIGTVNPGFEVFDGLLTYQLLPGQRVKIEGADWPFAGGTIHLDPTILDLGGDNAKELRFEVTGMDMAIFLERFGFDNLQATGVFDGVLPMTFDQSGGRIDGGRLVSREGGGTIAYLGELTYKDLSPFANLAFDMLKSIRYRELTIALDGDLGGEMVTQVKFAGLQQGEGAKRNIISREIAKLPIQFNVNIRGPFLQIISSIKSYYDPSLLIKQNLPSLIEQQRSLNEVENRLDTQSDPDIRNALNPAKAADVQPSESENVP; encoded by the coding sequence ATGCCCAGACGCCGGCGTTTTCGGCGTCGCTACATATTCTACGGCGCACTAATCCTGTTCGTCGGATTGCTGGCTTATGTTTGGTTCCAGCGCACGCAGATTGCTGACGGCTTCGTGCGGGATGAGCTGGCAAAGCGCGATGTGCGTGCCAGTTACCGTATCGCCAAAATCGGCCTGAAGACGCAGCGGATCGAGGATGTTGTCATCGGTGATCCGACGCGGCCCGATCTGACCGCCAACTGGGTGGAAATCGATGTGGTGCCGAACGGGCTCGGCGCGCGGGTGGCGCGAATTCGCGCCGACGGGGTTCGTGTCTACGGGAAGCTGACCCCAAACGGCCTCAGTTTCGGGGAAATCGACAAGTTCCGCGATCCCAGCAGCACCGCGCCTTTTTCGCTGCCCGAAATCTTCGCGACGCTCACCGACGCACGCGTGCGGCTGGCGACACCGTACGGCAATGCCGGGATCAAGCTGGTGGGGCAGGGCAATCTCGCCAATGGTTTTGAAGGGCAGGTGGCGGCGGTCACCGATGGCTTGTCACTAGGAGGATGCAGGGCGGCGCAGTCCACCTTCTTCGGAGACATCGCGATCCAGAGCGGCCGGCCGCATCTGGAAGGCCCACTTCGCAGCGGCGGCCATGCCTGTGACGGCTTCTCGGTAGGCGGCACGGAGCAGCGTCTCGACGTCACCTTCTCGGACACGCTAAAGAGCTGGACCGGCAAGAGCGAATTTACCGCCAATGGTGCCAGCGCCTCCGGATATCGCGCAGCGTCGGTGCAAGGCAGTATCGATTTTTACGGTAATGCGCGGCGCAACCAGATCGCCCTTAATATCGCCGCGAACGGACTTCGCGGACCGGACCTTGCCGCGCGCTCGGCGGCGTTCGAAGGTGATCTGCGGCTCGCCCAGACGGCGCAGGGCATGCGGGCGGTGCTGACGGGTGATCCGCAGATTCGCGCGCTTCGGCTGTCCGGCTCCTATCTCGATCCGGTCGATAAAGCTTCGCGCAGCCTTGGTTCGACGCCCCTGAAGCCGGTTCTGGAGAAGCTGGCGGCGGCGGGGCGGCAGGCGCTGCGATCCGTCGATCTGTCTGCCGGGCTGGAGGCGGTTCTGGGCGGAAAGGGCGAGCAATATTTGCGGCTGTCGGGCATTCGCGCGGACGCGGCTTCAGGTGCGGGGGCAAGGCTCGTCAACGATCTGCGCATCGTTAAGGCGCGGGACGGCTGGCGTCCGCAGCTGGACGGAGAAATCCGGCTCGCCGGCGGAGGATTGCCGCAGGCTGTGCTCGATCTGAAACCGTCCGGTGGCGGCTTTGCGGGGCAGCTTCGCCTGGCCGATTACGGCACCGCCGATGCGCGGCTCGCGCTTCCCGAGCTCGCTTTCCGCCCCGTGCGCGGCGGCACTGCGCTGGTTGGCCGGGCGCGGATGACGGGGCCTCTTTTTGGTGGTTATGTCACCGGGCTCGACCTTCCGCTCAGCGGCCTGTGGGGCCGTGGCGGTCAGCTATCTTTATGGAATACATGTCAGGCGGTGGGTTTCGAGGCGTTTCGACTGTCGAGCCTTGAACTGGATAAGGACAGGCTGCGTGTCTGCCCTGCATCAGGCACTCTGCTTACCGTTGGACGGGGCGGGGCCAAAGCGGATGCGCGGGTGATTTCGCCGGACCTTTCCGGGCAGCTCGGCACTACGCCGATCACGATTGCGTCGCAGGCGATCGGTGTGACCCTTGCCGGATTTGATGCGGACAGGCTCAAGGTGCGGCTGGGTACCCCGGAAAGCCGGACGATCTTCGATGCCGATCGCTTCACCGGCCGCTTCGGCGAGGCCGGGCTGTCTGGCACGATGGCGGGCGGTTCGGGCCGCATCGGCAATGTGCCGCTCCTCCTGAGCAAGGCGGAGGGGGATTGGACGCTCAAGGACGGGGTCTTCGATCTTGCCGGCGGGCTGAAGGTTGCCGATGCTGCCACGCCGGATCGGTTCGAGCCGATGGACGCGCGCGATGTCTCGCTGCGCTTCGCGGGCAACCGGATTACCGCCGACGGCCTGTTGTACGAACCGAAGACAGGCACGCGCGTCGCGGCGGTCGATCTTTTTCACAACTTCGCCGATGCCAGTGGCCGGGCCGACCTTACCGTCGACAATCTGACGTTCGGCGACGCCTTGCAGCCCGATGCGCTGACGCGGCTGACGCTGGGCACCGTGGCCAATGTGAAAGGCAGCATTTCCGGCACCGGGCAAATCCGCTGGTCCGGCGATTCGGTGACCAGTGACGGCGCGTTCAGCACGGCTGGGCTCGATCTTGCTGCGCCCTTCGGTCCGGTGCAGAAGTTGTCCGGCACGATCCGCTTCAACGATCTGCTGGGATTGGAAACCGCGCCCGGTCAGCAGCTTGCGATCGGCACGGTCAATCCGGGTTTCGAGGTGTTCGACGGCCTGCTCACCTATCAGCTGCTGCCCGGCCAGCGCGTGAAGATCGAGGGAGCCGACTGGCCTTTTGCGGGCGGCACCATCCATCTCGATCCCACGATCCTCGATCTGGGCGGAGACAATGCCAAGGAATTGCGCTTCGAGGTAACCGGCATGGACATGGCCATTTTCTTGGAACGCTTCGGGTTCGACAATCTGCAGGCGACCGGCGTGTTCGACGGCGTGCTGCCGATGACGTTCGATCAATCAGGCGGCCGCATCGATGGCGGCAGGCTGGTCTCGCGTGAGGGCGGGGGCACCATCGCCTATCTGGGCGAGCTGACCTATAAAGACCTGTCGCCTTTCGCCAATCTCGCCTTCGACATGCTGAAATCGATCCGCTACCGCGAGCTGACAATCGCGCTGGACGGGGATCTGGGAGGCGAGATGGTGACGCAGGTAAAGTTTGCCGGTCTGCAGCAGGGTGAGGGCGCCAAGCGCAACATCATCAGCCGGGAGATCGCCAAGCTGCCGATCCAGTTCAACGTGAATATCCGCGGACCCTTCCTGCAGATCATCAGCTCCATCAAAAGCTATTACGATCCCAGTCTGCTCATCAAACAGAATCTACCCAGCCTGATCGAGCAGCAGCGCAGCCTGAACGAGGTGGAGAACCGGCTCGACACCCAATCCGATCCGGATATCCGGAACGCGCTAAACCCGGCGAAGGCAGCCGATGTTCAGCCCAGCGAAAGCGAGAATGTGCCATGA